A genomic stretch from Georgenia muralis includes:
- the xdhC gene encoding xanthine dehydrogenase accessory protein XdhC, which translates to MDWLEAVQSLRADARPGVLVTVTAVRGHAPREAGAKMVVARGATWDSVGGGNLEATVVDRARAMIDEGATAPETLTFALNDHAENRHGRQCCGGEVSVLLEPLRTAPTVAVFGVGHVGLELARILSRLRLDLHLVDSRAEQLDPLRLADVTGGHASVTVHHAVAPETVLRALPAGSHVLVMTHDHAEDLLLCDAALRRGDLDVGLIGSRAKWSRFRVRLRAEGHDDAVISTITCPIGLPTITGKAPAVIAVSVAADLLQTIEREAGAAGPAHVLARADRAAPAAPAPAEGRRA; encoded by the coding sequence GTGGACTGGCTGGAGGCGGTGCAGAGCCTGCGCGCGGACGCTCGCCCGGGCGTCCTCGTGACCGTGACCGCGGTCCGCGGCCACGCCCCGCGCGAGGCCGGCGCGAAGATGGTCGTGGCGAGAGGCGCCACATGGGACAGCGTCGGCGGGGGCAACCTCGAGGCCACGGTCGTGGACCGGGCGCGGGCGATGATCGACGAGGGCGCGACCGCGCCCGAGACCCTGACGTTCGCCCTCAACGACCACGCCGAGAACCGGCACGGGCGTCAGTGCTGCGGGGGAGAGGTCAGCGTCCTCCTCGAGCCGCTGCGCACGGCCCCGACCGTCGCCGTCTTCGGCGTCGGGCACGTCGGTCTCGAGCTCGCCCGCATCCTGTCCCGGCTGCGCCTGGACCTCCACCTCGTCGACAGCCGCGCCGAGCAGCTGGACCCGCTGCGTCTGGCGGACGTCACCGGCGGGCACGCGAGCGTCACCGTCCACCACGCCGTCGCCCCCGAGACCGTGCTGCGCGCCCTCCCGGCGGGGTCCCACGTGCTCGTCATGACGCACGACCACGCCGAGGACCTCCTCCTGTGCGACGCGGCCCTGCGCCGCGGCGACCTCGACGTCGGCCTCATCGGCTCCCGCGCCAAGTGGTCGCGGTTCCGGGTCCGCCTGCGTGCGGAGGGCCACGACGACGCCGTCATCTCCACCATCACCTGCCCCATCGGGTTGCCGACCATCACGGGCAAGGCCCCGGCCGTCATCGCCGTCTCCGTCGCGGCGGACCTGCTGCAGACCATCGAGCGCGAGGCCGGGGCCGCCGGGCCGGCCCACGTCCTCGCCCGGGCCGACCGTGCGGCGCCCGCCGCGCCGGCACCCGCCGAGGGCCGCCGCGCATGA
- a CDS encoding xanthine dehydrogenase small subunit codes for MDLEVTVNGRVRADVAAGPHTSLLDWLRAQGLTAAKEGCAEGECGACAVLVARPDGEGRTRWTAINACLPSAAALDGQEIVTAEGLGTAPGACRAQDLHPVQREMAERGGSQCGYCTPGFVCSMAAEYYRPDRRAKVAAGATGTSAVGEDHAADDETGPNGFDLHALSGNLCRCTGYRPIRDAAFALAGPGAGDPLAERQGRPAPAVRSTDLSDATGRFVRPADLAELLERLAADPDALVVAGATDTGVERNIRHARPPLVLAVDRLPELRGLEVTEERIEIGAALTLSEVERALDGRVPLLAQLFPQFASRLIRNTATLGGNLGTGSPIGDSAPALLALDASLVLTGATGEREARLDEYFTGYRTTVRRPGEIIRAVRIPLPLAPATAFYKIAKRRFDDISSVAVAFALTTRDDGEVSGVRIGLGGVAATPVRARATEGALVGRRWTEETARSAAAVMAGEGTPMDDHRASSGYRSAMLEQSVLRFFAQTALEVAR; via the coding sequence CGTGCGCCGTCCTCGTCGCCCGCCCGGACGGCGAGGGCCGCACCCGCTGGACCGCGATCAACGCCTGCCTGCCGTCCGCCGCCGCGCTGGACGGGCAGGAGATCGTCACCGCCGAGGGTCTGGGCACCGCGCCCGGCGCCTGCCGGGCGCAGGACCTGCACCCCGTCCAGCGCGAGATGGCCGAGCGGGGCGGGTCGCAGTGCGGCTACTGCACGCCCGGCTTCGTGTGCTCGATGGCCGCGGAGTACTACCGGCCCGACCGCCGGGCCAAGGTGGCGGCCGGGGCCACCGGGACGTCCGCCGTCGGGGAGGACCACGCTGCCGACGACGAGACCGGTCCCAACGGGTTCGACCTGCACGCCCTGAGCGGGAACCTGTGCCGCTGCACCGGGTACCGGCCCATCCGCGACGCGGCGTTCGCCCTCGCCGGCCCCGGGGCCGGCGACCCGCTCGCCGAGCGCCAGGGACGCCCCGCGCCCGCGGTCCGGAGCACCGACCTGTCCGACGCCACCGGGCGGTTCGTGCGGCCGGCCGACCTCGCCGAGCTCCTCGAGCGGCTCGCCGCCGACCCCGACGCCCTCGTCGTCGCCGGCGCCACGGACACCGGGGTCGAGCGCAACATCCGTCACGCCCGGCCCCCGCTCGTCCTGGCGGTGGACCGCCTCCCCGAGCTGCGCGGCCTCGAGGTCACCGAGGAACGCATCGAGATCGGTGCGGCCCTGACCCTCTCGGAGGTCGAGCGGGCCCTCGACGGGCGGGTGCCGCTGCTGGCCCAGCTCTTCCCGCAGTTCGCCTCGCGCCTCATCCGCAACACCGCCACCCTCGGCGGCAACCTCGGCACCGGCTCGCCCATCGGCGACTCCGCGCCCGCGCTCCTCGCCCTGGACGCCTCCCTCGTCCTCACCGGCGCCACCGGCGAGCGGGAGGCCCGCCTGGACGAGTACTTCACCGGGTACCGCACGACGGTGCGCCGGCCCGGTGAGATCATCCGGGCGGTGCGCATCCCCCTGCCGCTGGCCCCCGCCACCGCGTTCTACAAGATCGCCAAGCGGCGCTTCGACGACATCTCCTCGGTCGCCGTCGCGTTCGCCCTGACCACCCGTGACGACGGCGAGGTGAGCGGGGTCCGGATCGGGCTCGGCGGCGTCGCCGCGACGCCGGTCCGCGCACGGGCGACCGAGGGCGCCCTCGTGGGGCGCCGGTGGACCGAGGAGACGGCCCGGTCGGCCGCGGCCGTCATGGCCGGCGAGGGCACCCCCATGGACGACCACCGCGCCAGCTCGGGCTACCGCTCGGCCATGCTCGAGCAGTCCGTCCTGCGCTTCTTCGCCCAGACCGCCCTGGAGGTGGCCCGATGA
- the guaD gene encoding guanine deaminase — MTLYRATVLDTPSDPFEDGPEALRAEHDGGLLVRDGVIAARGRFADVAAAHPGEEVVDLREGILLPGMVDTHVHFPQVRAIGGLGMPLLDWLDRCALPEETRLVNRTYAEEVAGEFVDGLVRAGTTTALVFGSHFPEAVDALFAEAERVGLRITSGLVVSDRILPEPLLTTPEAALAHGRALLETWHGRGRLRYAVTPRFSLSSSEPMLDACAELLAARDDVWFTSHLNENTAEIEEVARLFPGAGHYLDSYDRHGLVTPRSVLAHNVHPTGHELEVLARAGAAVAHCPTSNCALGSGLFPFAEHLTAGVRVALGSDVGAGTGFSLLKEGLQAYFVQRLLGPRGVALGPAALLHLATRSGALALGLGDDVGDLSVGKQFDAVWVRPQPGSTLDVVLRHPADATDALAKIFTLGTPGDVAVVWVAGRAVSSAPQPVPPSLPLEAA; from the coding sequence ATGACCCTCTACCGCGCCACCGTCCTCGACACCCCGAGCGACCCGTTCGAGGACGGCCCCGAGGCCCTGCGCGCCGAGCACGACGGCGGGCTCCTCGTCCGCGACGGCGTCATCGCCGCCCGCGGCCGCTTCGCCGACGTCGCCGCCGCCCACCCCGGCGAGGAGGTCGTCGACCTGCGCGAGGGCATCCTCCTGCCGGGGATGGTCGACACCCACGTGCACTTCCCGCAGGTGCGGGCCATCGGCGGCCTGGGCATGCCCCTGCTGGACTGGCTCGACCGGTGCGCGCTGCCCGAGGAGACGCGCCTGGTGAACCGGACCTACGCCGAGGAGGTCGCCGGGGAGTTCGTCGACGGCCTCGTCCGGGCCGGCACCACCACCGCGCTCGTCTTCGGCTCGCACTTCCCGGAGGCGGTCGACGCCCTGTTCGCCGAGGCCGAGCGGGTCGGGCTGCGGATCACCAGCGGCCTGGTCGTCAGCGACCGGATCCTCCCCGAGCCCCTGCTCACCACCCCCGAGGCCGCGCTCGCGCACGGCCGGGCCCTGCTGGAGACGTGGCACGGCCGCGGACGCCTGCGCTACGCCGTCACGCCGCGGTTCTCCCTCTCCAGCTCCGAGCCCATGCTCGACGCGTGCGCCGAGCTCCTCGCCGCCCGCGACGACGTCTGGTTCACCTCCCACCTCAACGAGAACACCGCCGAGATTGAGGAGGTCGCCCGGCTCTTCCCCGGCGCCGGGCACTACCTCGACTCCTACGACCGGCACGGCCTGGTCACCCCGCGCTCGGTCCTGGCCCACAACGTCCACCCCACCGGCCACGAGCTGGAGGTGCTCGCCCGCGCGGGCGCCGCCGTCGCCCACTGCCCCACCTCCAACTGCGCCCTCGGCAGCGGGCTGTTCCCCTTCGCCGAGCACCTCACGGCCGGCGTGCGGGTGGCCCTCGGCTCCGACGTCGGGGCCGGCACCGGCTTCTCCCTGCTCAAGGAGGGCCTGCAGGCGTACTTCGTCCAGCGCCTCCTCGGCCCGCGCGGGGTGGCACTGGGCCCCGCCGCGCTCCTCCATCTCGCGACGAGGTCCGGCGCCCTGGCGCTGGGGCTCGGCGACGACGTCGGCGACCTCTCGGTCGGCAAGCAGTTCGACGCCGTCTGGGTCCGACCCCAGCCGGGCAGCACCCTCGACGTCGTGCTCCGCCACCCGGCGGACGCGACCGACGCCCTTGCCAAGATCTTCACCCTGGGCACACCCGGCGACGTCGCCGTCGTCTGGGTAGCCGGCCGGGCGGTCAGCTCCGCGCCCCAGCCCGTGCCCCCGTCCCTTCCCCTGGAGGCAGCATGA
- the xdhB gene encoding xanthine dehydrogenase molybdopterin binding subunit yields MRSLSERPERPVVGVSVPHESAELHVTGAALYTDDLVVRTAGVLHAWPVQAPHAHARVTSLDTSGATTVPGVVRVLTGADVPGVNDAGVKGDEPLFPTEVMYFGHPVAWVLGESLEAARLGAEAVRAEYEVLPSLLTLGEAMEAGSFQGNQPTVSRGDAGAGLAAAAHRFAGELELGGQEHFYLETHAALALVDEAGQVFVQSSTQHPSETQEIVAHVLGLHSHEVTVQCLRMGGGFGGKEMQPHGLAAVAALGSVLTGRPVRLRLNRTQDLTITGKRHPFHASWEVGFDDDGRLLALRATLTSDGGWSLDLSEPVLARALCHIDNAYFIPDVEVHGRIARTNKTSQTAFRGFGGPQGMFVIEDILGRCAPLLGVAPAELRRRNFYAPGQATPYGQPVRHPERLAAIWDEVHQRGDVARRRAAIAAFNAAHPHTKRALAVTPVKFGISFNLTAFNQAGALVHVYKDGSVLINHGGTEMGQGLHTKMRQVAATALGVPLDHVRLAPTRTDKVPNTSATAASSGADLNGGAVKDACEQIRERLAGVAARTLDIHPDDVRFDGGRVTGIGFHDRDLAWADVVRAAYFQRVPLFAAGYYRTEGLHWDSSRMQGEPFKYFSYGAAASEVEVDGFTGAYRFLRTDIVHDVGDTLSPLVDVGQIEGGFVQGAGWLTLEELRWDLSDGDTRGRLATQSASTYKLPSFSEMPEELNVHLFERATETGVVYGSKAVGEPPLMLAFSVREALREAAAAFGPGGVSVGLASPATPEAVFWAVQAARSAGGEAPGEETSAVTGAPVAGTAAAAGPAGTVTDLGDGAPTADAAAPSPGAAQPAATGDVDGSDHGTEQAHDGADHGAARSAATGEHDGGHDAHGVDGGHGVDGAHGGAAAGAARSVSGGS; encoded by the coding sequence ATGAGGTCCCTGTCCGAGCGTCCCGAGCGGCCCGTCGTCGGGGTGTCCGTCCCGCACGAGAGCGCCGAGCTCCATGTCACCGGCGCCGCGCTCTACACCGACGACCTCGTGGTGCGCACCGCCGGGGTCCTGCACGCCTGGCCCGTCCAGGCTCCGCACGCCCACGCTCGCGTCACGTCGCTGGACACCAGCGGGGCGACGACGGTGCCGGGCGTGGTCCGCGTCCTCACCGGCGCCGACGTGCCGGGCGTCAACGACGCCGGCGTCAAGGGCGACGAGCCGCTCTTCCCCACCGAGGTCATGTACTTCGGCCACCCGGTGGCCTGGGTCCTGGGCGAGAGCCTCGAGGCGGCCCGGCTCGGCGCCGAGGCGGTTCGGGCGGAGTACGAGGTCCTCCCGTCGCTGCTCACCCTCGGCGAGGCGATGGAGGCCGGCAGCTTCCAGGGCAACCAGCCCACCGTGAGCCGTGGCGACGCGGGCGCCGGGCTGGCCGCCGCAGCGCACCGCTTCGCCGGCGAGCTCGAGCTCGGCGGCCAGGAGCACTTCTATCTCGAGACCCACGCCGCGCTCGCCCTCGTCGACGAGGCGGGGCAGGTCTTCGTCCAGTCCAGCACCCAGCACCCCTCCGAGACCCAGGAGATCGTCGCGCACGTCCTCGGGCTGCACAGCCACGAGGTCACCGTGCAGTGCCTGCGCATGGGCGGGGGGTTCGGCGGGAAGGAGATGCAGCCGCACGGCCTCGCGGCGGTCGCGGCGCTGGGCTCGGTCCTGACCGGCCGGCCCGTCCGGCTGCGGCTCAACCGCACCCAGGACCTGACGATCACCGGCAAGCGGCACCCGTTCCACGCCTCGTGGGAGGTCGGCTTCGACGACGACGGCCGCCTGCTGGCCCTGCGCGCGACCCTGACCTCCGACGGCGGGTGGAGCCTGGACCTGTCCGAGCCCGTGCTCGCCCGGGCGCTGTGCCACATCGACAACGCCTACTTCATCCCCGACGTCGAGGTCCACGGCCGGATCGCGCGCACCAACAAGACCTCGCAGACGGCCTTCCGGGGCTTCGGCGGGCCCCAGGGTATGTTCGTCATCGAGGACATCCTCGGCAGGTGCGCGCCCCTGCTGGGCGTGGCGCCGGCCGAGCTGCGGCGGCGCAACTTCTACGCCCCCGGCCAGGCCACGCCCTACGGCCAGCCGGTGCGGCACCCCGAGCGGCTCGCCGCGATCTGGGACGAGGTCCACCAGCGCGGCGACGTCGCCCGGCGCCGTGCGGCGATCGCCGCTTTCAACGCCGCGCACCCGCACACGAAGCGGGCGCTGGCCGTGACGCCGGTGAAGTTCGGCATCTCCTTCAACCTCACCGCCTTCAACCAGGCCGGGGCGCTCGTCCACGTCTACAAGGACGGCTCGGTGCTCATCAACCACGGTGGGACCGAGATGGGCCAGGGCCTGCACACCAAGATGCGCCAGGTCGCCGCGACCGCCCTGGGGGTGCCGCTGGACCACGTCCGCCTCGCGCCCACCCGCACGGACAAGGTGCCCAACACCTCCGCCACGGCGGCCAGCTCGGGCGCGGACCTCAACGGCGGCGCCGTCAAGGACGCCTGCGAGCAGATCCGTGAGCGGCTCGCCGGCGTCGCGGCGCGTACGCTCGACATCCATCCCGACGACGTCCGCTTCGACGGCGGCCGGGTCACGGGCATCGGGTTCCACGACCGGGACCTGGCGTGGGCCGACGTCGTGCGCGCCGCCTACTTCCAGCGGGTCCCGCTGTTCGCCGCCGGGTACTACCGCACCGAGGGGCTGCACTGGGACTCCAGCCGGATGCAGGGCGAGCCGTTCAAGTACTTCTCCTACGGCGCCGCCGCCTCCGAGGTGGAGGTGGACGGCTTCACCGGCGCCTACCGGTTCCTGCGCACCGACATCGTCCACGACGTCGGCGACACGCTCTCCCCGCTCGTCGACGTCGGCCAGATCGAGGGCGGGTTCGTCCAGGGCGCCGGCTGGCTGACCCTGGAGGAGCTGCGCTGGGACCTCTCCGACGGCGACACCCGCGGCCGCCTGGCCACCCAGTCGGCGAGCACCTACAAGCTGCCGAGCTTCTCCGAGATGCCCGAGGAGCTCAACGTCCACCTCTTCGAGCGGGCCACCGAGACCGGCGTCGTCTACGGCTCCAAGGCTGTGGGGGAGCCGCCGCTCATGTTGGCCTTCAGCGTCCGGGAGGCGCTGCGCGAGGCCGCCGCCGCGTTCGGGCCCGGTGGGGTCAGCGTGGGTCTGGCGAGCCCGGCCACCCCCGAGGCGGTCTTCTGGGCCGTTCAGGCGGCCCGCTCGGCCGGTGGTGAGGCGCCCGGCGAGGAGACGTCGGCGGTGACGGGTGCGCCGGTCGCGGGGACGGCGGCGGCCGCCGGGCCGGCCGGCACCGTGACCGACCTCGGGGACGGCGCCCCCACCGCGGACGCGGCCGCGCCGTCGCCCGGGGCTGCCCAGCCCGCCGCGACGGGCGACGTCGACGGGTCCGACCACGGCACCGAGCAGGCCCACGACGGCGCCGACCACGGGGCCGCCCGGTCGGCCGCCACGGGCGAGCACGACGGCGGCCACGACGCACACGGTGTCGACGGCGGACACGGTGTCGATGGCGCCCACGGCGGCGCGGCGGCCGGGGCCGCCCGCTCCGTCTCCGGGGGGAGCTGA